From a region of the Catalinimonas alkaloidigena genome:
- a CDS encoding helix-turn-helix transcriptional regulator: MKRYKQFESLKVEDFELDRWTHPLHNHNHFELIYIARGRGTHHINGLGNPYQRGDLFLLGPEDEHEFRIEERTRFIYFKFTRLYLQDSADLQLPVHWNRDVDHLLWTTQTQMKKCSLLRSEHDTQLAENLMEMISAEYQRQALHHQRMIFQLFSLLITLIKRNHVPPGTPPAESAPSETSEMLDYIERHIYEPSQLTLKSLADHFHYSPHYFGILFKNQVGTTLRDYVGHYRLKLIEQRLRYSHDSLKQIAAEFGFFDESHLNKFFKKSHGQNPSDFRHRFQRVSQPATAE; encoded by the coding sequence ATGAAGCGCTACAAACAATTCGAAAGCCTGAAAGTAGAAGACTTTGAACTGGACCGGTGGACGCATCCGCTGCACAACCACAACCATTTCGAACTTATTTACATCGCGCGGGGGCGGGGTACGCACCACATCAATGGTCTTGGCAATCCGTACCAGCGGGGCGATTTGTTTCTGTTAGGCCCGGAAGACGAGCACGAGTTCCGGATCGAAGAACGGACCCGCTTCATCTACTTCAAGTTTACGCGACTCTATTTGCAGGATAGTGCCGATTTACAACTGCCGGTCCACTGGAACCGCGACGTGGACCATCTGTTGTGGACGACGCAGACGCAGATGAAAAAGTGCAGCCTCCTGCGGTCGGAGCACGATACCCAGCTGGCCGAAAACCTGATGGAGATGATCTCGGCCGAGTACCAACGGCAGGCGTTGCATCACCAACGGATGATCTTCCAGCTTTTTTCGCTTCTGATTACGCTGATCAAGCGGAACCACGTGCCGCCGGGCACCCCTCCGGCCGAATCGGCCCCCAGCGAAACGTCCGAAATGCTGGACTACATCGAGCGCCACATTTACGAGCCGTCGCAACTGACCCTCAAAAGTCTGGCCGATCACTTTCACTACTCGCCGCATTATTTCGGCATTCTGTTCAAGAATCAGGTCGGCACTACCCTGCGCGATTACGTGGGCCACTACCGCCTCAAGCTGATTGAGCAGCGACTCCGCTATAGCCACGACAGCCTCAAACAGATCGCGGCCGAATTCGGCTTTTTCGACGAAAGTCACCTCAACAAGTTTTTCAAGAAGAGCCACGGGCAAAACCCGTCCGACTTCAGGCACCGGTTCCAACGCGTGTCCCAACCCGCAACGGCCGAATGA
- a CDS encoding aldo/keto reductase: MEKRRLGNTDLHTAPLVFGGNVLGWTLDEQESFAILDSFVDAGFNAVDTADVYSRWAAGNQGGESETILGKWMKQRGNRDQILLITKVGSDMGQGHKDISERYILQAVDKSLQRLQTDHIDLYFTHWDDDKTPVEETLGAYQKLIDAGKVRWIGASNLSPERLQASLDASEHQNLPRYEVFQPEYNLYDRQGFEEGVGPLCEKYGLGVITYFSLASGFLSGKYRRSDDLDKSVRGGGIKKYLNERGDRILSALDALAEKQGATPAAVTLAWLMAKPAVTAPIASATKAKHIQAFQEAAQLKLSAEDREQLQEASAYSQTA, translated from the coding sequence ATGGAAAAACGACGCTTAGGAAATACCGATTTGCATACGGCTCCGCTGGTCTTCGGCGGCAACGTGTTGGGGTGGACCCTCGACGAACAAGAATCCTTTGCCATCCTGGACAGCTTTGTGGACGCCGGTTTTAACGCCGTCGATACGGCCGACGTCTACTCGCGCTGGGCGGCAGGCAATCAGGGTGGCGAATCGGAGACAATTCTCGGCAAATGGATGAAGCAGCGCGGCAACCGCGACCAGATCCTGCTCATCACCAAAGTGGGTTCTGACATGGGGCAGGGCCACAAGGACATCTCCGAACGTTACATCCTGCAGGCCGTCGACAAGTCGTTGCAACGCCTGCAAACCGACCACATCGACCTGTATTTTACCCATTGGGACGACGACAAAACTCCGGTCGAAGAGACGCTGGGAGCTTACCAGAAGCTGATCGACGCCGGGAAAGTCCGGTGGATCGGTGCATCGAACCTGTCGCCCGAACGACTTCAGGCATCGCTGGATGCCAGCGAACATCAGAACCTGCCCCGCTACGAAGTGTTTCAGCCGGAATACAACCTCTACGACCGGCAGGGATTTGAGGAAGGCGTGGGACCTCTCTGCGAAAAATACGGGTTGGGCGTCATCACATACTTCTCATTAGCCAGTGGTTTTTTGAGTGGTAAGTACCGTCGGAGCGACGACCTCGACAAAAGTGTGCGCGGAGGCGGCATCAAAAAATATTTAAATGAGCGGGGAGACCGCATTTTGAGTGCGCTGGACGCGTTGGCCGAAAAGCAGGGCGCTACACCCGCCGCGGTCACGCTGGCGTGGCTGATGGCCAAACCTGCCGTGACGGCTCCGATTGCCAGCGCCACAAAAGCCAAGCACATCCAGGCCTTTCAGGAAGCGGCTCAACTCAAACTGAGCGCCGAAGACAGGGAGCAACTGCAAGAAGCGTCGGCGTACTCGCAAACCGCCTGA